The Staphylococcus sp. 17KM0847 DNA segment TGGTCAGCAGATAAGCATGCCGGTTTTACTACGGGGACACCATGGATTGATGTAGCATCTAACTATGAAACAATTAATGTAGAGGCGGCGATGGCAGACCCTGATTCGATTTTGTATACGTATAAACACCTAATTGAACTGCGTCATACACATGATATTATTACATATGGGAATATCGTGCCACGTTATATGGAACATCCACAGTTGTTTGTGTATGAACGTCATTATAAAGGTGAAATATGGACAGTTGTTGCTAATATGACTGATACAGTTGCATACTTGCCAGAAGATTTAGCAGCTCTGTCTGGTGATACGATTATTCAAAATGGGTCGGTCACAGAAGAGTACCTTGAGCCGTATGCGTCGTATGTTATTTCCGTAGAAGTAAATTAAGAGGTAGACGTAGAGCATGAAAAGGCAAAATAAGTTTAAGTATATTTATGAGCAAATGCGTATGGCGATTATTGATGGTATATATGAATATGGTGCACAACTCCCTTCAGAACATCAACTTGTAGAACAATATCATGTATCACGTGAAACAGTTCGGAAAAGTTTGAACATGCTCGTTTCAGATGGAATGATACAAAAAATTCGTGGCAAAGGTTCAGTGGTTATTTATCGTGGAGTAACAGAATTTCCGTTTGCAGATTTAGTGAGTTTTAAAGAAGTACAGCAACAGAAGGGGACAAAACATCAGACAAGTGTGGTTGTTTTTGAACGTATTGCTGCAAGAGATGTTCCTCATGTAAAGCAAGCGTTGAATATTACAGGAGAACGTTATTTATGGCACGTGGTGCGTCATAGAAAAGTTGAAGGTATAACAAAAATCATTGATGAAGACTATATTTTATATGACTTATTTCCTGATTTGACGCGAGAGATTATGGCAGATTCGTTATATAACTATGTTGAACAGGTCAAAGGGTATGAGATTAGTTTTTCAAGTAAATCCATTACTTTTGAACCATTTGGCGAAATGGAGAAAGAAGTGTTTGGTAATGTCACCCCTCAATATACAGCAACTGTTCGAGGGATTGTGCATTTAAAAGATACAACACAATTCCAATACAATGTCTCTAAACATATTGCAACAGAATTTCGATTTGTTGATTTCTCAAGACGTCAAAAATAATTGTGAATATATGGTGTTACACTTGCAATATAAAGTGCATATATAGTATGATTAATCGTACCGTGCTAAGCGGGGAGGTAGCGGTTCCCTAAACTCGAAAACCGCTTTATGCGAGGCTGAATTCCTTTGTCGCGGACGTGTATTTGTGAAGTCTGCCCAAAGCACGAGGTGTTTGAAGATTTCGGTCCC contains these protein-coding regions:
- the treR gene encoding trehalose operon repressor, with the protein product MKRQNKFKYIYEQMRMAIIDGIYEYGAQLPSEHQLVEQYHVSRETVRKSLNMLVSDGMIQKIRGKGSVVIYRGVTEFPFADLVSFKEVQQQKGTKHQTSVVVFERIAARDVPHVKQALNITGERYLWHVVRHRKVEGITKIIDEDYILYDLFPDLTREIMADSLYNYVEQVKGYEISFSSKSITFEPFGEMEKEVFGNVTPQYTATVRGIVHLKDTTQFQYNVSKHIATEFRFVDFSRRQK